The genomic region ATCTTTCTCAAAAGCCCTGCAAAATCAGTGTCGCTCTTGTATGAATTCACATTCTGTCCCAGGAGGATCACTTCCCTGTAACCGTCACGACCGAGTTCTGATATTTCCTTCAGAATGTTCTCTGTCGGCCTGCTTCTCTCCCTGCCCCTTGTGTATGGGACGATGCAATAGCTGCAGAAATTGTTGCATCCGTACATGATCGAGACCCATGCCCTGCCACCGGGCTTCCTAACGACCGGGAGGTCCATGTCGGCAATCAGCGGGTTGTCCTCATCGGCAACAGCCTGTGATCCTCCCCGGAGGAGGTCATTCAAAAGATGGATATTCTGCGGGCCGAAGACGAGATCCACATGGGGAGCCCTTCTGAATACACCCCTTCCCTGCTGCTGGGCGATACATCCGGCCACCGCTATCTTCAGATCGGGCCTTTTCCTTTTCAGCGACTTCACCCTCCCCAGTTCGCTATAGAACTTCTGCTCAGCCTTCTCCCTGATGCTGCAGGTATTGTAGATGATAATGTCTGCCTTCCTCGGGTCACAGGTCGAACAGTAGCCTTCCCTTGCAAGGACGCCCGCAATCTTTTCCGAGTCATGGACATTCATCTGGCAGCCGAAGGTCTCTATGTAAAATCGCGGCGACATCATTAAAAATACCATCAATAACCCCTCAGATGCAAGAATCGCAAAAGGGCGATGGTCGGTCTTCAACAGCCATCAGCCTTGACTAAGACGGGAGGCAACCAGTATAATGCAACCTCACAAAATGCTCGAAATCAATGAACAGATAGAGCAGCGCCTCAAGAAGCTCCAGGAGTTTCGACAATCAGGAATAGAGCCTTTTGGAGGGGCCTTTGAGGTCACAGTACACGCCTCAGATATTCTCGAGAGATTTCGCGACGTCTCCAAGGAGGAGCTCGACGCAGGAGACCCTGCCTCCTTTATCGTAGCAGGCAGGATTGTGACGATGAGGGACTTCGGGAAGGCAGCCTTTGCCCACGTCCAGGACTCCACCGGAAGGATCCAGGTCTATTTCAGGAAGGATATCCTTGGTGAAGCTTACACCATCGTGAAAAAACTCGATATCGGTGATATCCTCGGAATCAGGGGAAGGGTTTTCAGGACAAAGACCCAGGAGCTCACCCTCGAGGTTGATGAATTTAAGCTCCTTACCAAGTCTCTGAGACCCTTGCCCGAAAAATGGCATGGCCTGAAAGACATCGAGACACGGTACCGGCAGCGTTACGTTGATCTCATTGTCAACCCCGAGGTGCGGAAGGCCTTCGAAAAGAGGAGTGCCGTTATCAAGGCTCTCAGGGACTTTTTTGAGGCTGAGGGATTTATCGAGGTCGAGACGCCGATGATGCATCAAATCCCCGGCGGCGCCGCAGCCAAACCCTTTAAGACCCACCACAATGCCCTCGACATCGAACTCTACCTCAGGATCGCACCTGAACTCTACCTGAAGAGACTCCTGGTTGGTGGATATGAGCGCGTGTATGAACTGAACAAGAATTTCAGGAATGAAGGCATATCGACGAAGCATAATCCTGAATTCACAATGCTCGAATTCTATATGGCTTATAAGGATTATACCTTCCTCATGGATTTTACGGAAGAGATCTTTGGAACAGTGGCCCGGAGAGTCACCGGAACACTGAAGATACCCTATGGGGGCGAGACCATAGACCTGACGCCGCCATGGAAGAGGATACCCATGCTCGCGGCCTTGCGTGAAAAAGGGGTGCCTGATGCGACGATTACCGACCATTCCGAGGCTGTCAGGTGGGCACGATCGAAGAAGATCGAGATCGAAGGCTGGACTTCCCACGCGAAGGTCCTCGACGAGATCTTCAAGGAGCTCGTGGAGCCGGAACTTATACAGCCTACCTTTATCATCGATTACCCGGTAGAACTCTCTCCCCTCGCAAAGAGAAAACCGGACAACCCGGACCTTGTCGAGAGATTCGAGCTCTTTATCGCCTCCCGTGAGATCGCCAACGCCTTCTCTGAACTGAACGATCCCCTTGACCAGAGAGGCAGGTTCCTCAAGCAGGTGGAGGCGCGGGAAAAGGGAGACGAAGAGGCACAGTTCATGGATGAAGATTTTGTCAGGGCTCTTGAATATGGCATGCCCCCGGCTGCCGGAGAAGGAATCGGGATCGACAGGCTCGTGATGCTCCTGACCGATGCTCAGTCCATACGTGATGTAATATTGTTCCCCCAACTAAAGCCGGAGCAATAGCAAGAAGCGCGGAATTCGGAATGATGATCGACGGTCGCTATTGCACGTCTGAATTCTTCTCCCAACAATCCAGGAGACCATGAACCTTCCCTTTCGCTTCTTCATAGCCCTCAGGTATCTGAGATCGAAAAAGAGGCAGCGAGGCCTCTCTTTTCAGACCGCCGTCTCCATCGGAGGGGTCGCCGTTGGGGTGATGGCGCTTATCGTTGTCCTCGCCGTCATGAGCGGCTTCCACGAAGACCTCCAGAAAAAGATCCTCGGAGTTAATGCCCATGTCGTCGTCCTTGATTACCGGGGAACCCTTGACCACTATGAAAGAGTTATGGAGAAGATAGGCAGAGAAAGGGACGTGGTCTCTGCCGCGCCCTTCGTCCTCGGCCAGGTCATGATCTCCTCGGGGAATAAGGGACAAGGGGTATACATAAGAGGTGTAGATCCCTCCCTTGAGACAATGACAACGGATATCGCCAGCCATCTCAAGGAGGGGAATCTTTCGGAACTTGATGGTGAAGGGGCGCTGCCGGGAATTATTCTCGGCAGAGAACTTGCCATGAGGCTCAGCGTCTTCAGGAACGATGTGATATCTATCCTCTCTCCCACGGGTGAGATCGGACCCCTCGGTATGCTTCCAAAGGTGAAAAAGTTCAGGGTCGTCGGGATCTTTGAGGTGGGGATGTTCGAATACGACTCGAACCTTGTGATCGTCTCGCTGAAATCTGCACAGGAATTCTTCGGGATGAAGGATTCGGTCACAGGAATCGAGGTGAAGATAAAGGACATTTACAAGGCTGCGGAAGTGCGTGAGGCGCTCAGGACTCTTCTCGGATTTCCCTATCAGACCCGCGACTGGATGCAGATGAACAAGAACCTCTTCTCTGCCCTCAAGCTCGAAAAGTTCGCCATGTTCATCATTCTCGTCCTCATCATCCTCGTCGCCTCTTTCAATATCGTGAGTACGCTCATCATGAACGTCATAGAAAAACAGAGGGAGATTGCGATCCTCAAGGCCATGGGCGCAACGAACAGGGCCATCATGTCCGTATTCATGATCCAGGGTTTTCTCATCGGCCTTGTCGGAACAGTCATCGGCCTCGCAGGAGGATATGCCCTCTCCTATATTCTCAACACCTATCAGATCATCAAACTGCCCCCTGATATCTATTACCTGAGCCATCTGCCGGTGAAGATGAAGCTGTCAGACTTTCTTTCGGTGTCGCTCTCGGCGATCATCATCAGCTTTCTCTCGACGATCTATCCTGCCTGGCAGGCGGCAAAGCTTAACCCTGTTGAGCCGCTGCGGTACGAATAGCGCATCGTTCTGAGATACTCTCGGCACGGGCAGACTGGACACTTCAGCTCAGCATGCTACAATAAGACCATGAAGTATAAAGCCCTTGTTTCTGCAACGCCACACCAAAGTCTTCAGCGCTTAATGGATAAAGTGAAACTGACGGAAGATGACCTCCTTCTCCTCAGCCTTCACCGGGATTTCTTCATAGCCAAGAAGGAGGAGTTTGCGGAGTATTTCTATGCATTCTTTTTCGAGCTGCCAGAAACCCACATCCTCCTTGAACACGTCGGCAAACCCGATGTCATGAAGCTCACATGGGCGACATGGTTCGAAAGGCTCTTTCGCGAGAATTTGGCCCCAGACTTTGTTACTTACCTCTGGCGTATAGGCTTGAGACATGTGGAGATAAACGTTGACCAGCGATTTACGGGGTTGGGTTTCTCCCTTGTGCGTAAGTTCTGCCATCGGCATGCGATCACCGGCTTCCCTGCGCAGGTCGCTCTCGGGATCCTTCCCGTGGTGGACAAACTTGTTGATTCCTGTATCCTTGTCGAGACGAGCGCATATATCGAGGCCACCGTCCGTTGTGATGTCGAGATCCTCAAGGGGATAGCGGATAAAATCAGAAACCCGGTAACGATAATAGGAGGTAATCTCAGAAGGCTTCAGCGACATACAGACCCCAAGGACCATCTTTATGGTGATTACGAATTTCTCATCTCTTCAGCGAGACACTGCGAAGAGATGATAGAAGACATAGGTATCTATATCGAAATGTTTCAGCGCGAGGCTCGCTTTGATCTCGTCATGATCGAGACCGTCATAGAAAATATGCTTGAAAAGCTCTCGGCCCGAAAGATATTGGAGGGAGTGAAGGTGGAAGTTCACCTCGACCCTGATGCCCGTCTCGTAAGGGGCGATCCTGTGGACCTCCGCCACCTCTTCTATCACATCATAGAGAACGGCGTGGAGGCATCCCGTGCTGCAGAAACGCCGCGCGTGCGCATAAGCTCTGTCAGTCAGGAAGCCCCCCAAAACACTGTACGGGTGGAAGTCTTCAATAATGGTGAGGTGATAAACCTTGCGACTATTTCTGACATTTTTTCACCCTTCTATTCCACGAAACCGAAGGGCTCGGGACTGGGACTTTCGATAGCGAAACTTGCCGTACGCAAAAACTTCGGAGAAATAGACGTGGAGCCAGTCCCCTACGAAGGGACAAAGGTCTTCATAACGCTCGAACGGGCAGACTAGCTTATGGTCTCTCTCATAACCCCTTGTCTGATTTCCCCTCAGTAGTCTCAGCAGCCGTGCCACGGGGATTGTTTGTCTCCTGCCTTCTCCGCAGATAATAAATCAGCGTGCCTAAAATCATCATTCCCGTGCTGAGGATCTGGCCCATCGTCAGAAAGGAGATGATGAATCCCAGTTGAGCATCAGGCTCCCTCAAGAATTCGACGGAGAACCTGAAGAGACCGTAAAGGATAAGGAAGAGAGATGTGAGAACGCCCGTTCTAAGCCCCCTGTCCTTGGCGATCCAGAGGATGATGAAAAGGAAGACCCCTTCGAGGAGAAACTCATAGAGCTGTGATGGATGCCTCGGCAGGGTCCCTCCTCCTGGAAAGACCATTGCCCATGGTACATTGGAGACCCTGCCGTAGAGTTCTCCATTGATAAAGTTTCCGATGCGGCCGAGTCCGAGGCCAATGGGTGCCGTTACGATCACGAGGTCAGCGGTCTGCCAGAAATCGACCCCCATGTTCCTGCAGAAGAGAATGCCTGCGATGAAGCTGCCGACAAGACCTCCGTGAAAGGACATGCCGCCATGCCAAACGGCGAAAACCTCAAGGGGTTTGCGGAGATAGGTGCTTGGATCGTAGAAGATTACGTAACCGAGGCGCGCACCGATGAGGAGCCCGATGATGATATAGGAGTAAAGGGAGCTCTCAAAATCGCGAGGAACGGAAAGTCTCTTTTTCTTGATCTGAAGCCCCACGAGGAGATAGGACGCAGCGAACCCAAGGAGGTACATCATTCCGTACCACCTCACGGCGAAGGGGCCAATTCTTATGATCTCGGGACTTATCGTTGGATAAGGGATCAGGTTATCTCCCTCAATCAGGGCCGGAAGGATTAAGGCGCAAAGAGGGAATCAGGAATCGCCGGAACGGCCATTCTCTTGCCGAGAAGCGAATGGCGGTTCCCGCGAACCTCCTCATTTTGGCGGAAAGTTCGAAAGAATTTCCTGTACTGCCTGCTTCAAGTCCTTCGAAGCAGCATCGCTGTTGATCGTCCCATATGCCGTCCCCCGCCAGACCAGCTCTTTGTTCTCTGTACTAATTTCCCTGTGCATGGACATTTTGGACATCTCGGAACCCAAAGGTACATCATTCCTGATTTTGTAAATGTTCAAGGTCAGCATCCGAAGCTCATAGTTATAGTTATACTGATAGATGCCCGTGTCGAATTCGTAACTCATCGATATTAAGAGATCGGCCTTGTCGGATGTCCTGGTGAAGCCCTTCTGTGCAAGGAGTTGATCCGCAAAGACCTGCACATTGGCTTCAAGAAGGGGGTCCCGACTGTACAGGCCCGATGATGGGCCCCAGGCATAATTCTTTTGCTCCGAGAAACTGGTCCGCGCGTCATAGGAATATTTGATGGATGTTGCACAGCCCGCCATAATCAGAACTGACACCAACACCGTCGCTATGAGTGCCAAGGTCCTCTCTCCTTTGAACACGTTCATCATTATGCCTCCTTCGTAAAGAATGCGGTGCAAAAACCTACCTTATGACCTAGGGCTCCCTGCCTCTCATGATGAGGCAGGGAGCTTCCCCTTTGGTCAAACCCTACTTCTCCGGCGCCTTCTCTCCGCTTTCAGCCGGCTTCACTGAGATTAGCTCCACTTCGAAAATGAGGACCGCATTCGGTCCTATGGCTGCCCCCGCCCCACGTTCGCCATAGGCAAGATTGGCAGGAATAAAAAGTTCCCACTTCGACCCCTCCTTCATCAACTGAAGGGCCTCTGTCCAGCCGGCGATAACGCCATTGACCCTAAACGTTGCTGGTTGACCACGTTTGTAGGAACTGTCAAATTCGGTACCGTCGATCAGGGTGCCGCGGTAATTGACGGTCACCGTATCTGTTGCTTTCGGCGTCTTCCCTGTTCCCTCCTTGATCGCCTTATACTGAAAACCGCTCGGCAGGGTTATTACGCCCTCCTTCTTCTTGTTCGCTGCTAAAAAGGCCTCTCCTTCTTTCTTGTTCTTTTCCCCCATAATCTTCATACGCTCCTGCTGCTTTGCCATCATCTCTTTCTGGTAAGCAGCCAGCGTTTCATGGACTTCCTGTTCCGTCATCAAAGTCTTACTTCCTGAGTAAGCGTCCTTTAACCCCTTCGCGAGGATGTCCATGTCAACGTCGATAGACTGCTTCTTCATCCTGGCGCCGATATCAACACCGATACTGTAACTGACTTTGTCCTTCTCATTCTTCAGCACCGCCTGCTCTTCAGCAAAAACCTGACCCGCTAACACCATGATACCGACGACCACTGTCAAAAAAACTTTCATCACGATCTCCTTTCCAGCCTGTCTATGTATTGAGTTTCTTGAGCAGCCACGCCATGTTCTGCCCGAGGTTTACCATTGTCTGAAGACCTTCGTTGTCATTCATCACTTCTCCCGGCTCCCTTCCGATTCCCACATTCCAGTAGCTCGATCCGGGTATGATCATCTGGCCGATGAGGAAGAAGTGATTCAACGAGCTGAAGACGTGCATCGCTCCGGCACGGCGCACAGCTACGACACCGGCCCCAACCTTCCTCTTCAGCATGTCTCCGTTGGCGCGGGAAACCATGCCGCAGCGCTCTATGAGGGCCTTCATCCCCGCCGAGACATCCGAGAAGTACGTCGGGGAACCAAGGAGAATGCCGTCCGCTCCGAGCATCTTGACGATGAAGTCGTTTGCAGAATCATTCTTCACGGCGCATTGCCGGTCCTTGTTCTTGAAGCATCGGTAACAGGCAATGCAACCGTTGATGACCTTCCCCGAGAGGCCGACGATCTCGGTTTCGATACCTTCCTTCTTCAGTTCATCCAAAACCAGATTCAGGAGGATCGCGGTGTTACCGTCTTTCCTGACACTCCCGTTGAACGCCACTACCTTCATGCATGCCTCCTTCCGGGCGAAGTCCCTTCTCCAGTTATCTCCACTCCTCATGAGAACAGAACGGCCGCCTCAGGTTCAATCAGTGACTCCTATTCTAGTGTTTTTGAGACCGGTAATGCAATTGTAGTCGCCACCCATGATTCACCACAAATCGAAGAGACGCGCTTCACACGGCATGAGAACAGAGGATGAACGGTTTTAGCGGCACGAAAAGCCTCACAAGGATGGTGAGGCGCGCCGCTACCTCGGAAGCAGGCAGGATGCCTGCTGAGAATGAGTGAATC from Thermodesulfovibrionales bacterium harbors:
- the lysS gene encoding lysine--tRNA ligase, with product MQPHKMLEINEQIEQRLKKLQEFRQSGIEPFGGAFEVTVHASDILERFRDVSKEELDAGDPASFIVAGRIVTMRDFGKAAFAHVQDSTGRIQVYFRKDILGEAYTIVKKLDIGDILGIRGRVFRTKTQELTLEVDEFKLLTKSLRPLPEKWHGLKDIETRYRQRYVDLIVNPEVRKAFEKRSAVIKALRDFFEAEGFIEVETPMMHQIPGGAAAKPFKTHHNALDIELYLRIAPELYLKRLLVGGYERVYELNKNFRNEGISTKHNPEFTMLEFYMAYKDYTFLMDFTEEIFGTVARRVTGTLKIPYGGETIDLTPPWKRIPMLAALREKGVPDATITDHSEAVRWARSKKIEIEGWTSHAKVLDEIFKELVEPELIQPTFIIDYPVELSPLAKRKPDNPDLVERFELFIASREIANAFSELNDPLDQRGRFLKQVEAREKGDEEAQFMDEDFVRALEYGMPPAAGEGIGIDRLVMLLTDAQSIRDVILFPQLKPEQ
- the lgt gene encoding prolipoprotein diacylglyceryl transferase — translated: MLPALIEGDNLIPYPTISPEIIRIGPFAVRWYGMMYLLGFAASYLLVGLQIKKKRLSVPRDFESSLYSYIIIGLLIGARLGYVIFYDPSTYLRKPLEVFAVWHGGMSFHGGLVGSFIAGILFCRNMGVDFWQTADLVIVTAPIGLGLGRIGNFINGELYGRVSNVPWAMVFPGGGTLPRHPSQLYEFLLEGVFLFIILWIAKDRGLRTGVLTSLFLILYGLFRFSVEFLREPDAQLGFIISFLTMGQILSTGMMILGTLIYYLRRRQETNNPRGTAAETTEGKSDKGL
- the miaB gene encoding tRNA (N6-isopentenyl adenosine(37)-C2)-methylthiotransferase MiaB; its protein translation is MVFLMMSPRFYIETFGCQMNVHDSEKIAGVLAREGYCSTCDPRKADIIIYNTCSIREKAEQKFYSELGRVKSLKRKRPDLKIAVAGCIAQQQGRGVFRRAPHVDLVFGPQNIHLLNDLLRGGSQAVADEDNPLIADMDLPVVRKPGGRAWVSIMYGCNNFCSYCIVPYTRGRERSRPTENILKEISELGRDGYREVILLGQNVNSYKSDTDFAGLLRKINSVRWIERIRFVTSHPRDLSDGLASAFEELPKVCEHLHLPLQSGSSRILDLMNRGYTFDEYKEIVTKLRKKIKGLSFTTDIITGFPGETEEDHEDTLKALKKLEFDGIFAFKYSPRPGTVATLMDSKVDDAVASRRLTEILDLQDSITLKKNRSYEGTYQEILVEGPSESDSELLTGRTRTNKIVNFRGRDGQTGSFARVRIVEGRRHSLLGSLM
- a CDS encoding ATP-binding protein → MKYKALVSATPHQSLQRLMDKVKLTEDDLLLLSLHRDFFIAKKEEFAEYFYAFFFELPETHILLEHVGKPDVMKLTWATWFERLFRENLAPDFVTYLWRIGLRHVEINVDQRFTGLGFSLVRKFCHRHAITGFPAQVALGILPVVDKLVDSCILVETSAYIEATVRCDVEILKGIADKIRNPVTIIGGNLRRLQRHTDPKDHLYGDYEFLISSARHCEEMIEDIGIYIEMFQREARFDLVMIETVIENMLEKLSARKILEGVKVEVHLDPDARLVRGDPVDLRHLFYHIIENGVEASRAAETPRVRISSVSQEAPQNTVRVEVFNNGEVINLATISDIFSPFYSTKPKGSGLGLSIAKLAVRKNFGEIDVEPVPYEGTKVFITLERAD
- a CDS encoding lipoprotein-releasing ABC transporter permease subunit, translated to MNLPFRFFIALRYLRSKKRQRGLSFQTAVSIGGVAVGVMALIVVLAVMSGFHEDLQKKILGVNAHVVVLDYRGTLDHYERVMEKIGRERDVVSAAPFVLGQVMISSGNKGQGVYIRGVDPSLETMTTDIASHLKEGNLSELDGEGALPGIILGRELAMRLSVFRNDVISILSPTGEIGPLGMLPKVKKFRVVGIFEVGMFEYDSNLVIVSLKSAQEFFGMKDSVTGIEVKIKDIYKAAEVREALRTLLGFPYQTRDWMQMNKNLFSALKLEKFAMFIILVLIILVASFNIVSTLIMNVIEKQREIAILKAMGATNRAIMSVFMIQGFLIGLVGTVIGLAGGYALSYILNTYQIIKLPPDIYYLSHLPVKMKLSDFLSVSLSAIIISFLSTIYPAWQAAKLNPVEPLRYE
- a CDS encoding DUF4136 domain-containing protein; the encoded protein is MMNVFKGERTLALIATVLVSVLIMAGCATSIKYSYDARTSFSEQKNYAWGPSSGLYSRDPLLEANVQVFADQLLAQKGFTRTSDKADLLISMSYEFDTGIYQYNYNYELRMLTLNIYKIRNDVPLGSEMSKMSMHREISTENKELVWRGTAYGTINSDAASKDLKQAVQEILSNFPPK
- a CDS encoding FKBP-type peptidyl-prolyl cis-trans isomerase yields the protein MKVFLTVVVGIMVLAGQVFAEEQAVLKNEKDKVSYSIGVDIGARMKKQSIDVDMDILAKGLKDAYSGSKTLMTEQEVHETLAAYQKEMMAKQQERMKIMGEKNKKEGEAFLAANKKKEGVITLPSGFQYKAIKEGTGKTPKATDTVTVNYRGTLIDGTEFDSSYKRGQPATFRVNGVIAGWTEALQLMKEGSKWELFIPANLAYGERGAGAAIGPNAVLIFEVELISVKPAESGEKAPEK
- a CDS encoding flavodoxin family protein, translating into MKVVAFNGSVRKDGNTAILLNLVLDELKKEGIETEIVGLSGKVINGCIACYRCFKNKDRQCAVKNDSANDFIVKMLGADGILLGSPTYFSDVSAGMKALIERCGMVSRANGDMLKRKVGAGVVAVRRAGAMHVFSSLNHFFLIGQMIIPGSSYWNVGIGREPGEVMNDNEGLQTMVNLGQNMAWLLKKLNT